From the genome of Vicia villosa cultivar HV-30 ecotype Madison, WI linkage group LG2, Vvil1.0, whole genome shotgun sequence, one region includes:
- the LOC131646208 gene encoding protein NLP1-like: MEYGGGIVDVGGVFGTMVGGDQGDIIEELLGEGCWIEASENNMMAMQQTASTQQQHYMANNIPIGMGEGDHFNHHQVDQESGFVVGKRWWIGSRASQGPSTSVKERLVVDVGYLKEYTKNSSNNVLIHIWVPVLRRRSAILYL, translated from the coding sequence ATGGAATACGGTGGTGGGATAGTGGACGTCGGCGGTGTATTTGGGACTATGGTTGGAGGAGATCAAGGAGATATAATTGAGGAGCTCTTAGGAGAAGGTTGCTGGATTGAAGCTAGTGAGAATAATATGATGGCTATGCAGCAAACTGCATCGACGCAGCAACAACACTACATGGCCAATAATATTCCCATTGGAATGGGAGAAGGTGACCATTTTAATCATCATCAAGTTGATCAGGAAAGTGGTTTTGTTGTTGGGAAGAGATGGTGGATCGGGTCGAGGGCGAGTCAAGGTCCATCGACTTCGGTGAAAGAGAGATTAGTAGTTGATGTTGGTTACTTAAAAGAGTACACAAAGAACTCTTCCAACAACGTTCTTATTCACATATGGGTGCCTGTTCTAAGGAGGAGATCAGCAATTCTTTATCTGTAG